One Rhodococcus sp. P1Y DNA window includes the following coding sequences:
- a CDS encoding Gfo/Idh/MocA family protein — translation MTSTTELLLQPSRVASPVDAPALRWGILGPGWIAARFAEALRHHTSQKIAAVASRNTERAAAFAADWEIPFVHSRYDELVARTDVDVVYIATPHTLHFEHAALALEAGKHVVVEKPLALNAHQARGIAELARFKGLFAMEAMWSAFLPKFDVIDQILSHGMLGEIGTVMADHGEYFDADHRIYDPTLAGGPLLDLGTYVVYFAQKALGQPVDLTAVGQQANSELNGQISAILTSPTGAHAVLNTTILADTPNLGAICGTAGMLRTEGVFYRPGDFTVSLRDGRSARFVDDISGYPAGLAYEAAEAARRIAGGQLESPSRTMADTVSNLETLDELRRLLGIEFPS, via the coding sequence ATGACTTCGACCACAGAGTTGCTGCTTCAGCCCTCGCGCGTCGCTTCGCCCGTCGACGCACCCGCACTGCGGTGGGGCATCCTCGGTCCGGGCTGGATCGCCGCTCGGTTCGCAGAGGCGCTGCGTCACCACACTTCTCAGAAGATTGCGGCTGTCGCTTCGAGAAACACAGAACGCGCCGCGGCATTCGCGGCCGACTGGGAGATCCCGTTCGTCCACAGCAGGTACGACGAGCTCGTTGCACGTACCGATGTCGATGTCGTGTACATCGCCACCCCGCACACTCTCCACTTCGAGCACGCCGCTCTGGCACTCGAAGCAGGCAAACACGTCGTGGTGGAGAAGCCACTCGCCCTCAACGCCCACCAGGCCCGCGGTATCGCCGAGCTCGCCCGATTCAAGGGTCTATTCGCAATGGAGGCCATGTGGTCTGCCTTCCTGCCGAAGTTCGACGTGATCGACCAGATCTTGTCGCACGGAATGCTCGGTGAGATCGGTACCGTCATGGCCGACCACGGCGAGTACTTCGACGCCGATCACCGCATCTACGACCCCACACTCGCCGGCGGGCCGCTACTCGACTTGGGGACCTACGTCGTATACTTCGCCCAGAAGGCGCTGGGTCAGCCGGTCGATCTCACTGCGGTGGGACAGCAGGCAAACTCCGAGCTGAACGGACAGATCTCGGCAATCCTGACCTCGCCGACAGGCGCTCACGCCGTTCTCAACACCACCATCCTGGCCGACACACCGAACCTCGGCGCAATCTGTGGCACGGCAGGCATGCTCCGCACGGAGGGCGTGTTCTACCGACCGGGCGACTTCACCGTGTCCCTGCGCGACGGCAGATCGGCTCGTTTCGTCGACGACATCAGCGGTTACCCAGCCGGACTTGCATACGAAGCTGCGGAGGCCGCCCGTCGCATCGCTGGCGGACAGCTCGAAAGCCCCAGTCGTACAATGGCTGACACTGTTTCCAACCTGGAAACACTCGACGAACTACGACGCTTACTGGGGATCGAGTTCCCTTCCTGA
- a CDS encoding LysR family transcriptional regulator produces the protein MQTPLHAAGSPLCIASGDIEIRHLSMFHAVAQSGSFTRAAQRLHITQPALSRCIAQLERRLGVRLLDRTTHGVQLTPSGIEFLPYCRNALLSFSEAVTSVRGDATLRVGFTWSAALELTPLIIREFERLHPGVEVEPRKCDDSYAGLIDGRTHIAFLRGGRGHPALESTILFEERRVAALHPTHPLADRHSLSLDDIKSDPLVVNTVSGVTTPDLWPDSEGSRATVRTHNLEEWLEAIALGRGIGVTAESTSRLYVHPGIKYIRLIDAQTIPVVVAWPSARPHPLAKSFVQTSIRLAESRQADRHF, from the coding sequence ATGCAGACGCCACTGCACGCAGCGGGATCGCCCCTTTGCATTGCTTCGGGCGACATCGAGATTCGCCACCTGAGCATGTTTCACGCGGTTGCACAGTCCGGGAGCTTCACGCGCGCAGCCCAACGACTCCACATCACACAGCCTGCCTTGAGCCGATGTATCGCTCAGTTGGAGCGGCGCTTGGGTGTTCGGCTTCTGGATCGAACCACTCACGGTGTCCAACTGACACCGAGTGGGATCGAATTCCTGCCGTACTGCCGCAATGCTCTGCTCTCGTTCAGCGAGGCTGTAACCTCCGTCCGTGGCGATGCGACGCTGCGCGTTGGATTCACCTGGTCAGCGGCACTCGAACTGACGCCACTGATCATCCGCGAATTCGAGCGACTACATCCTGGCGTCGAGGTCGAACCCCGCAAATGCGACGATTCTTACGCGGGGCTGATCGACGGACGAACACACATTGCCTTCCTGCGGGGCGGTCGGGGTCACCCTGCGCTTGAATCGACCATCCTGTTCGAGGAACGACGGGTGGCCGCTCTCCACCCCACACATCCTCTCGCGGATCGGCATTCGCTGTCCCTGGACGACATCAAGAGCGATCCTCTAGTCGTCAATACTGTGTCAGGGGTGACCACCCCCGATCTATGGCCCGACAGTGAGGGGTCCCGTGCCACAGTGCGAACGCACAACCTGGAGGAGTGGCTGGAAGCGATCGCGCTCGGACGCGGAATCGGGGTGACTGCTGAGTCGACCAGCCGGCTGTATGTCCACCCGGGTATCAAATACATCCGACTGATAGATGCTCAAACCATTCCTGTCGTTGTGGCATGGCCGTCTGCACGACCTCATCCCCTGGCTAAGTCGTTCGTGCAGACATCCATTCGTTTGGCCGAATCGCGGCAGGCCGACCGCCACTTCTAA
- a CDS encoding SGNH/GDSL hydrolase family protein, producing the protein MSIQLVVFGDSLSDSGSFGLRFTTQPGVTWAEMVARRLGCEVTPYLSAHLDNAADGSSTLFTVRGGYNYAQGGARISQPYSLEAASDSVFPWSTAKQIDAFLQTHGAFSEDQTMALFAGANDVTYRYDRAIDPALAESLRADVEPNSALLQDELDRLSEAAQHAVQLVERMREAGARRILLFEVYDLALAPWFDSSASRRYISTLSSSFNSTLRHSVQNLGSYVELVHLASAVDVWANQPESYGLEFGRGADACRTRGENFCSVDDQVSATAHHDYLFAGSVHFTTAGHRLIAEYVYRHHLRNSTNQQ; encoded by the coding sequence ATGTCCATCCAGCTAGTAGTCTTCGGCGACAGCTTGAGCGACTCCGGATCGTTCGGTCTCCGCTTTACCACTCAACCGGGCGTTACGTGGGCCGAGATGGTGGCTCGCCGTTTGGGATGCGAAGTCACACCGTATCTGTCGGCTCACTTGGACAACGCCGCCGACGGATCGTCGACATTGTTCACTGTTCGCGGTGGATACAATTATGCGCAGGGCGGTGCGCGGATAAGTCAACCTTACTCACTCGAAGCGGCCTCGGACTCGGTCTTTCCCTGGTCCACTGCGAAGCAAATCGACGCTTTCCTGCAAACGCACGGCGCTTTCTCTGAGGATCAAACCATGGCGCTCTTTGCTGGAGCGAACGACGTAACCTATCGATACGACCGTGCAATCGATCCAGCCCTGGCCGAGTCCTTGAGAGCTGACGTGGAACCGAATAGCGCTCTCCTACAAGACGAATTGGACCGGTTGAGTGAAGCAGCCCAGCATGCCGTCCAATTGGTCGAGCGCATGCGGGAGGCAGGCGCCCGCAGAATACTACTGTTCGAAGTATACGATCTTGCCCTCGCTCCGTGGTTCGATTCCAGCGCGTCTCGCCGGTACATATCCACCTTGAGCTCATCATTCAATTCTACTTTGCGACATTCGGTTCAGAATCTCGGAAGTTACGTTGAACTTGTGCATCTAGCGTCTGCGGTCGACGTATGGGCAAACCAGCCGGAGAGTTACGGACTCGAATTCGGGCGCGGGGCCGATGCCTGCCGGACAAGAGGTGAGAACTTTTGTAGCGTCGACGATCAAGTGTCAGCCACTGCCCACCACGACTATCTATTTGCCGGATCTGTACATTTCACCACTGCCGGGCACCGCCTGATCGCCGAATATGTGTACCGACACCACCTTCGAAATTCGACGAATCAACAATGA
- a CDS encoding sugar porter family MFS transporter gives MSSTSPTSRSTLPPDAPGRHSRRLGVIAVVATFGGLLFGYDTGVINGALEPLKEDLALTSFTEGFVVSILIFGAAIGALVGGRLSDKYGRRHNILLLSGIFALGTMGCVLAPSWEVLAVFRFVLGLAVGGASATVPVYLSEVAPYERRGSLVTRNEVMIVGGQFAAFVINAIIFNVWGDHDSVWRYMLLVAVLPAIALFIGMLRMPESPRWLVLQNRDDEALAVLNQVRSPERAKAEMAEVHALAEEERLSQTGGPADLSVRWIRRLIFIGVGLGVFQQFTGINSVMYYGTQLLSDAGFSDSAAIIANTLNGLFSVLGITVGLLIMNKVNRRTMLIAGFSLTTFFHLLVGLSALLLPDGDAKAYFILVFVVLFVFCMQGTIGPLVWLMLAEIFPLKIRSFAIGVCVFMLWIANAAVALAFPPVVAALGIAPTFFIFVGLGLFALVFIVTQVPETRGETLEGLEARFRREYS, from the coding sequence ATGTCTTCAACATCGCCCACGTCACGAAGTACTCTGCCCCCGGACGCTCCGGGAAGACACTCTCGCAGGCTGGGCGTCATCGCCGTCGTCGCGACGTTCGGCGGGCTGCTGTTCGGCTACGACACCGGCGTGATCAACGGCGCGCTCGAACCCCTCAAAGAAGACCTCGCGCTGACGTCCTTCACCGAGGGCTTCGTGGTCAGCATTCTGATTTTCGGCGCTGCGATCGGCGCGCTGGTCGGCGGCCGACTGTCCGACAAGTACGGTCGACGCCACAACATTCTGCTGCTGTCCGGCATTTTCGCCCTGGGCACGATGGGATGTGTGCTGGCGCCATCGTGGGAGGTACTCGCGGTCTTCCGCTTCGTTCTCGGGTTGGCGGTGGGCGGTGCATCCGCGACCGTGCCCGTCTACCTGTCCGAGGTCGCTCCGTACGAGCGCCGCGGATCACTGGTTACCCGGAACGAGGTGATGATCGTCGGCGGCCAGTTCGCTGCTTTCGTCATCAACGCCATCATCTTCAACGTGTGGGGTGACCACGACTCGGTATGGCGCTACATGCTGCTCGTCGCCGTACTCCCGGCAATTGCTTTGTTCATCGGCATGCTCCGCATGCCCGAGAGCCCGCGGTGGCTCGTGCTGCAGAACCGAGACGACGAAGCGCTCGCCGTGCTCAACCAGGTTCGCTCGCCCGAGCGAGCCAAGGCCGAGATGGCCGAGGTACACGCACTCGCCGAGGAAGAGCGACTGTCGCAGACGGGCGGCCCAGCAGACCTGTCCGTACGTTGGATTCGGCGGCTGATCTTCATCGGCGTCGGCCTCGGCGTCTTCCAGCAGTTCACTGGCATAAACTCGGTGATGTACTACGGCACACAGCTGTTGAGCGACGCCGGCTTCTCCGACAGCGCGGCCATCATCGCCAACACCCTCAACGGACTCTTCAGCGTTCTCGGAATTACTGTCGGCCTCCTCATCATGAACAAGGTCAACCGGCGGACGATGCTCATCGCAGGCTTTTCGTTGACGACCTTCTTCCACCTTCTGGTCGGACTGTCCGCGCTACTGCTGCCCGACGGCGATGCCAAGGCGTACTTCATCCTCGTCTTCGTCGTCCTGTTCGTCTTCTGCATGCAGGGCACGATCGGCCCTTTGGTCTGGCTCATGCTCGCCGAGATCTTCCCACTCAAGATCCGCAGCTTCGCCATCGGCGTCTGCGTCTTCATGCTCTGGATCGCCAATGCTGCAGTTGCACTGGCTTTTCCGCCTGTGGTGGCGGCATTGGGCATAGCACCGACATTCTTCATCTTTGTCGGGCTCGGCCTGTTTGCGCTCGTATTCATCGTGACGCAGGTACCCGAGACCCGCGGAGAAACTCTGGAAGGACTCGAAGCCAGGTTCCGTCGCGAATACTCGTGA
- a CDS encoding transglutaminase-like domain-containing protein: MGKVLDYTAPGPLTRVDGVDVRALEPLGADPVAICEVVSELVIQPTDAQSLKLPEDRFVENQIRSTDALLGLLLAMDPSPLTSGRQPADRVVGTCRHFAVISCALLRYRGFAARVRCGFATYFQPGQGVDHWITEYWDDDSARWIRIDSEVLGKDVIPHAHDLMPGDFLSGGEAWTAYRRGEIDGTQFGVYGTQNWGPAEIRGNAVKDLAAVNSVEMLPWDEWGRMTEAYDGKTGPDYDLLLDELAIVCATNDIAAIRDLYFHDSLRVPEEMIR; encoded by the coding sequence ATGGGGAAAGTTCTCGACTACACGGCGCCTGGCCCACTGACTCGCGTCGACGGCGTCGACGTACGTGCGCTCGAACCGTTGGGTGCCGATCCAGTTGCCATCTGCGAAGTTGTCTCCGAACTGGTCATTCAGCCCACCGATGCCCAGTCTTTGAAACTGCCTGAAGATCGGTTTGTCGAAAACCAAATCCGATCGACCGATGCGCTACTTGGACTACTGCTCGCTATGGATCCGTCGCCGCTGACAAGTGGCAGGCAACCAGCCGACCGCGTTGTCGGAACCTGCCGGCACTTCGCTGTCATCAGTTGCGCGCTGCTGCGCTACCGAGGTTTCGCAGCACGGGTCCGCTGCGGCTTCGCTACCTATTTTCAACCAGGGCAGGGAGTCGACCACTGGATCACCGAGTATTGGGACGACGACAGCGCGCGGTGGATCCGAATCGACTCCGAGGTTCTCGGAAAAGATGTCATACCCCATGCGCATGATCTGATGCCCGGCGACTTCCTGAGCGGCGGCGAAGCTTGGACTGCCTATCGTCGTGGTGAGATCGACGGGACCCAGTTCGGCGTCTACGGGACCCAAAATTGGGGACCTGCCGAGATCCGAGGAAATGCAGTCAAAGATCTCGCTGCAGTCAATAGCGTAGAGATGTTGCCGTGGGACGAATGGGGTCGTATGACCGAGGCGTACGACGGAAAGACTGGCCCGGACTACGACTTGCTCCTGGACGAGCTCGCCATCGTGTGTGCGACAAACGACATCGCCGCCATCCGAGACCTGTACTTCCATGATTCTCTGAGAGTGCCGGAGGAAATGATTCGCTGA
- a CDS encoding universal stress protein, translated as MAILVAVSDSEEGRHALRMAVDEAVGAKTDLIAVNLTLGALDVSEHDSKVSIRVIDRAGRADRDPATAVLDEIDAHPDVTRLVIGLKRRSRVGKALLGSVTQRLLMTSPVPVLSVQPSA; from the coding sequence ATGGCCATTTTGGTAGCAGTATCCGACAGCGAAGAAGGACGCCACGCCCTGCGCATGGCAGTCGATGAGGCCGTCGGTGCGAAGACCGACCTCATCGCAGTGAACCTGACGCTCGGAGCACTCGACGTCAGCGAGCACGACAGCAAGGTCTCGATACGCGTCATCGACAGGGCAGGCCGCGCCGATCGGGACCCGGCAACCGCCGTACTCGACGAGATCGATGCGCACCCCGACGTGACGCGCCTGGTTATCGGCCTGAAGCGACGCAGCCGGGTAGGGAAAGCCCTGCTGGGCAGCGTCACTCAGCGCCTGTTGATGACCTCGCCGGTCCCGGTGTTGAGCGTGCAACCGAGCGCATGA